The Salegentibacter mishustinae genome includes a window with the following:
- a CDS encoding S9 family peptidase, with protein sequence MKKHLPNPLKFKFHFLFLTLIGFSFIGISQTSELSVEKIMQDPNWMGTFPSNVKWSADSETIYFDYNPEKNTKDSLYKIDLSNTSKISKVSLEEERKLISRYGDFNKDRSKKIFSKKGNLVIYDVKSGETTQLLDLSESISNAEFMADENKISFTLGDNAFIYNRKVGSIKQITNIKSGKAKEEKEEKISDKDAWVRDENLELLEVVNQRKTEEKNEEAYREATAEEETFTFYLEDRNLSSLQVSPNAKFATFKLITRESGENTNVPNYVDESGYTVNLPARSKVGENQTKVELAIYNFEKDTVYNIKTDELPGITDLPDYVKDYPDKEWEETDREVVPTTVYFSENGEHAVVNIRSKDNKDRWIAKINLETGELNTLDRQRDEAWIAGPGIGYTFYGGEDMGWLPDNKHIYFQSEETGYSHLYLLDVTSGNKKALTEGDFEVFDPELSNNKKHWFLTTSEVGPGERHFYKMPVMGGKMEKLTQMEGNNNVYLSPDEKNMAILHSYSNKPWELYLKKTKANAEAKQLTEGQSEAFSNYEWREPELIEFEAEDGAMVPARLYKPEADVKNNAAVVFVHGAGYLQNAHKWWSSYFREYMFHNLLTDLGYTVIDIDYRGSAGYGRDWRTGIYRHMGGKDLSDQVDGVEYLIENHGISPEKVGIYGGSYGGFITLMGMFTEPETFKAGAALRSVTDWAHYNHGYTSNILNEPAADPIAYRRSSPIYFAEGLEGDLLIAHGMVDVNVHFQDVVRLSQRLIELGKEDWEMAIYPVEDHGFVEPSSWTDEYRRILELFNESLLD encoded by the coding sequence ATGAAAAAACATCTACCCAACCCCCTCAAATTTAAATTTCACTTTCTCTTTTTAACATTAATAGGTTTCAGTTTTATCGGTATCTCGCAAACAAGCGAGCTTTCCGTAGAAAAAATTATGCAAGATCCTAATTGGATGGGTACCTTCCCTTCTAACGTAAAGTGGAGTGCAGATAGTGAAACCATCTATTTTGACTATAATCCCGAGAAAAATACTAAAGATTCGCTTTATAAAATTGACTTGAGCAATACTTCAAAAATAAGCAAGGTAAGCCTTGAAGAAGAACGAAAGCTAATCTCCAGGTATGGCGATTTTAATAAAGATAGAAGTAAAAAAATATTCAGCAAAAAGGGAAACCTGGTTATTTATGATGTGAAATCTGGTGAAACTACCCAGCTATTAGATCTTTCTGAAAGTATCTCGAATGCCGAATTCATGGCAGATGAGAATAAAATTAGCTTTACCCTGGGCGACAATGCCTTTATTTACAATAGAAAAGTGGGTAGCATTAAACAGATTACTAATATTAAAAGCGGTAAAGCAAAAGAAGAGAAAGAAGAGAAAATTTCAGATAAAGATGCCTGGGTAAGGGATGAAAATCTTGAACTCCTGGAAGTTGTGAATCAGCGAAAAACCGAAGAGAAAAATGAAGAAGCTTATCGTGAAGCTACGGCAGAAGAAGAGACCTTTACATTTTATCTGGAAGATCGCAATCTTAGCAGTTTACAGGTTTCGCCAAACGCAAAATTCGCAACTTTTAAACTCATTACCCGCGAAAGTGGAGAAAACACCAATGTCCCAAATTATGTAGATGAATCGGGTTATACTGTAAATCTCCCTGCCCGCAGTAAAGTTGGGGAAAATCAAACTAAAGTTGAACTTGCTATTTACAACTTTGAAAAAGACACGGTTTATAACATAAAGACAGATGAATTACCCGGAATTACTGATCTTCCAGATTACGTAAAAGATTATCCAGATAAAGAATGGGAAGAAACCGATAGAGAAGTAGTTCCCACTACCGTTTATTTTTCAGAAAATGGAGAACACGCCGTGGTTAACATTCGTTCTAAAGACAATAAAGATCGCTGGATCGCTAAAATTAACCTGGAAACCGGCGAGTTAAATACTTTAGACCGCCAGCGTGATGAGGCCTGGATTGCCGGGCCGGGAATTGGCTATACTTTTTATGGTGGTGAAGACATGGGCTGGTTACCAGATAATAAACATATTTACTTTCAAAGTGAAGAAACAGGATATTCCCATCTTTACCTGTTAGATGTTACTTCTGGCAATAAAAAAGCGCTAACCGAGGGCGATTTTGAAGTTTTTGACCCGGAACTTTCCAACAATAAAAAACATTGGTTTTTAACGACTTCAGAAGTTGGACCCGGCGAACGTCATTTTTATAAAATGCCGGTTATGGGCGGTAAGATGGAAAAACTCACTCAAATGGAGGGTAATAATAATGTTTACCTTTCTCCCGATGAAAAAAACATGGCCATTTTACATTCCTATAGCAATAAACCCTGGGAATTATATTTAAAGAAAACGAAAGCAAATGCGGAAGCCAAACAATTAACCGAAGGACAATCTGAAGCATTTAGCAACTACGAATGGAGAGAACCCGAATTAATAGAATTTGAAGCCGAAGATGGCGCTATGGTTCCCGCCAGGTTATATAAACCGGAAGCAGATGTAAAAAACAATGCTGCAGTAGTTTTTGTACACGGTGCAGGATACCTGCAAAACGCGCACAAATGGTGGAGCAGTTATTTTAGAGAATATATGTTCCATAATTTATTAACCGATCTTGGCTACACCGTTATAGATATCGACTACCGCGGAAGTGCAGGTTATGGTCGCGATTGGAGAACAGGAATTTACCGCCATATGGGTGGAAAAGACCTTTCTGACCAGGTTGACGGCGTGGAATATTTAATAGAAAATCATGGAATAAGCCCTGAAAAAGTGGGGATCTATGGAGGAAGTTATGGCGGTTTTATCACCTTAATGGGAATGTTTACCGAACCTGAAACTTTTAAAGCCGGTGCTGCACTAAGATCGGTAACCGATTGGGCGCATTATAATCACGGCTACACTTCTAACATTTTAAACGAACCGGCAGCCGATCCTATTGCTTACAGAAGATCTTCTCCCATTTATTTTGCTGAAGGCCTTGAAGGTGATTTATTGATTGCCCACGGAATGGTAGATGTAAATGTTCATTTTCAGGATGTAGTAAGACTTTCACAACGTCTAATCGAACTAGGCAAAGAAGACTGGGAAATGGCAATTTACCCCGTAGAAGATCACGGCTTTGTAGAACCCAGCAGTTGGACCGATGAATATAGAAGAATTCTTGAATTATTCAACGAAAGCCTTTTAGACTAA